A single window of Bos javanicus breed banteng chromosome 19, ARS-OSU_banteng_1.0, whole genome shotgun sequence DNA harbors:
- the CD7 gene encoding T-cell antigen CD7 isoform X2 → MVGLLGLLLFPLLQAAGEVWQSPRKTIALEGDSVNITCSTPGTLHGIYLKKTWPNNSDVIYYEDGSEPTVDPRFQGRIAYSGLQSNLTISLYHLQLADTGGYTCVAIMDDKIFGPGTLVMVTDQLPQAANTCQESWPIHFALPTALAVGFFLIGLGLGAVCVLIRTQVSMDPRVSPVSLEAHFSQRA, encoded by the exons AGGTGTGGCAGTCTCCCCGCAAAACGATCGCTTTAGAGGGGGACTCCGTCAACATCACCTGCTCCACCCCGGGGACCCTGCATGGCATCTACCTGAAAAAAACGTGGCCGAACAACAGCGATGTGATTTACTATGAAGATGGGTCGGAGCCCACCGTGGACCCGCGGTTCCAGGGCCGCATTGCCTACTCAGGGCTGCAAAGCAACCTGACCATCAGCTTGTACCACCTGCAATTGGCCGACACCGGTGGCTACACCTGTGTGGCCATCATGGATGATAAGATCTTTGGTCCCGGCACCTTGGTCATGGTGACAG ACCAACTGCCCCAGGCAGCGAACACATGCCAGGAGTCTTGGCCGATACACTTTGCCCTCCCCACGGCCCTGGCTGTGGGCTTCTTCCTCATCGGGCTGGGACTGGGAGCAGTGTGTGTGCTGATAAGAACACAGGTCAGTATGGACCCTCGGGTGTCACCAGTGTCCCTAGAAGCCCACTTCTCTCAGAGAGCATGA
- the CD7 gene encoding T-cell antigen CD7 isoform X1: MVGLLGLLLFPLLQAAGEVWQSPRKTIALEGDSVNITCSTPGTLHGIYLKKTWPNNSDVIYYEDGSEPTVDPRFQGRIAYSGLQSNLTISLYHLQLADTGGYTCVAIMDDKIFGPGTLVMVTDQLPQAANTCQESWPIHFALPTALAVGFFLIGLGLGAVCVLIRTQIQKLCCAKDKSPVFVIYEDMSHSRCNTMSIPNQYQ; this comes from the exons AGGTGTGGCAGTCTCCCCGCAAAACGATCGCTTTAGAGGGGGACTCCGTCAACATCACCTGCTCCACCCCGGGGACCCTGCATGGCATCTACCTGAAAAAAACGTGGCCGAACAACAGCGATGTGATTTACTATGAAGATGGGTCGGAGCCCACCGTGGACCCGCGGTTCCAGGGCCGCATTGCCTACTCAGGGCTGCAAAGCAACCTGACCATCAGCTTGTACCACCTGCAATTGGCCGACACCGGTGGCTACACCTGTGTGGCCATCATGGATGATAAGATCTTTGGTCCCGGCACCTTGGTCATGGTGACAG ACCAACTGCCCCAGGCAGCGAACACATGCCAGGAGTCTTGGCCGATACACTTTGCCCTCCCCACGGCCCTGGCTGTGGGCTTCTTCCTCATCGGGCTGGGACTGGGAGCAGTGTGTGTGCTGATAAGAACACAG ATCCAGAAACTCTGCTGTGCGAAGGATAAGAGCCCAGTGTTCGTGATCTATGAGGACATGTCCCACAGCCGCTGTAACACCATGTCCATCCCCAACCAGTACCAGTGA